The proteins below come from a single Triticum aestivum cultivar Chinese Spring chromosome 5D, IWGSC CS RefSeq v2.1, whole genome shotgun sequence genomic window:
- the LOC123124047 gene encoding uncharacterized protein — MTGVAEVIGLISALLAIAREISSLAERAQRNREQCKLLRDHVGSIMLLLRELQNQMKPEPWMKDLLENLNDALRDGRSLVESCQDKRTWSRVFKTEKKAKKFDALDHRISRILQQFHLVNMILIVRVNNERFFQNVLRKLLEDGACKRLPQDVKEELESSIKKLTNTDNMSPDAQDLLEWIKRDITYTYRDAATSGSSGAQASSTGDYLMLDILDLTEQIREEAAMGNNGDEIRRLVHLVQQVTKIIQHLQTSELSLDPSTRRTLEELKADLVVISDNIIWYNRKEHNKVKRGMLCGPNNAYEAHKDAYKIEYYIQVLVIALRQLYERN; from the exons ATGACTGGAGTGGCTGAAGTAATTGGTTTGATCAGCGCGCTCCTCGCCATCGCACGTGAGATCAGTTCGCTGGCGGAGAGGGCTCAGCGCAACAGGGAGCAATGCAAGCTTCTCAGAGATCACGTGGGATCGATCATGCTCCTGCTCAGGGAGCTGCAGAACCAGATGAAGCCGGAGCCGTGGATGAAGGACTTGCTGGAAAATCTAAACGATGCACTCAGAGACGGGAGATCCCTTGTCGAATCCTGCCAAGATAAGAGAACCTGGTCACGCGTCTTCAAAaccgagaagaaggccaagaagttCGATGCCCTTGACCACCGGATCTCCAGGATCCTGCAGCAGTTCCACCTTGTCAACATGATCCTCATTGTCAGGGTGAACAATGAGCGCTTCTTCCAGAATGTGCTCCGGAAGCTACTTGAAGATGGTGCTTGCAAGCGCTTGCCGCAG GACGTAAAGGAGGAGCTCGAGTCATCTATCAAGAAGCTGACTAACACAGACAATATGTCACCCGACGCACAAGATTTGCTGgaatggataaaaagggacatcACATACACATACAG GGATGCTGCGACCAGCGGATCGTCAGGAGCACAGGCATCATCAACTGGCGACTATCTCATGTTGGACATCTTGGACCTCACGGAACAAATcagggaggaggcggcgatgggcaACAACGGGGACGAAATCCGGCGACTTGTGCATCTCGTGCAGCAGGTAACCAAAATTATTCAGCATCTCCAGACTTCCGAGCTGTCGCTGGACCCCAGTACGAGGCGGACGCTTGAGGAGCTAAAAGCAGATCTCGTGGTGATCTCTGATAACATCATCTGGTACAACCGCAAGGAGCACAACAAAGTAAAGAGGGGCATGCTCTGCGGCCCGAACAACGCCTACGAGGCACACAAGGATGCCTACAAGATCGAGTACTACATCCAAGTCCTCGTAATAGCCTTGCGTCAGCTATATGAACGTAATTAA